A single Strix aluco isolate bStrAlu1 chromosome 20, bStrAlu1.hap1, whole genome shotgun sequence DNA region contains:
- the MAN1B1 gene encoding LOW QUALITY PROTEIN: endoplasmic reticulum mannosyl-oligosaccharide 1,2-alpha-mannosidase (The sequence of the model RefSeq protein was modified relative to this genomic sequence to represent the inferred CDS: deleted 2 bases in 1 codon), with product MVGERAAAPEAPPCTRLPPPPPPPRRDFISVTLSPEEAVGAGGYNNSKAWRRRSWWRKWKQLSRLQRSIILFLFAFLAVCGVISYTSMGEPWKSLTNKSLDDQRTEPEIPGLKLANPAVLPAPQKADANLGDYPELSPQKPPKPPHVRRGPSNLQNKPPWRDVRLKTRHDTSKVVEDPVQADKEEKTEKSVISWRGAVIEPDQSTEPPSSKIKEPEKPSSVEVEDQKEPVPITERQVAVIEAFRHAWKGYKDFAWGHDELKPLSKSYSEWFGLGLTLIDALDTMWILGLKEEFEEARKWVANDLVFDKNVDVNLFESTIRILGGLLSTYHLSGDSLFLEKAKDIGNRLMPAFKTPSKIPYSDVNIGRGTAHPPRWTSDSTVAEVTSIQLEFRELSRLTGDEKFQKAVDEVMKHVHTLSGKNDGLVPMFINTNSGQFTHLGVYTLGARADSYYEYLLKQWIQGGKKENELLEDYMRAIEGVKKHLLQRSQPKKLTFVGELAHGHFSAKMDHLVCFLPGTLALGAHNGLTADHMKLAEALIETCYQMYAQVETGLSPEIVHFNLHAQKGHKDVEIKPADRHNLLRPETVESLFYMYRFTGDKKYQDWGWEILQNFNKYTRVPTGGYTSINNVQNPSNPEPRDKMESFFLGETLKYMFLLFSDDIDLINLDKYVFNTEAHPLPIWVPA from the exons ATGGTGGGCGAGCGGGCTGCGGCTCCTGAGGCGCCGCCATGTACtcggctgccgccgccgccgcct ccgccgcGACGGGACTTCATCTCCGTCACCCTCAGCCCGGAGGAGGCGGTGGGGGCCGGCGGCTACAATAACAGCAAGGCCTGGAGGCGGCGCTCCTGGTGGCGG AAATGGAAGCAGCTGTCTCGACTACAGCGGAGCATAATTCTCTTCCTGTTTGCCTTCTTGGCAGTCTGTGGAGTCATTTCATACACAAGCATGGGGGAACCCTGGAAAA GTCTAACAAACAAATCATTGGATGATCAGAGAACAGAACCAGAAATTCCTGGATTAAAGCTGGCAAATCCAGCCGTTCTACCAGCACCCCAGAAAGCAGATGCCAACCTTGGAGACTACCCAGAGCTTTCACCACAG aaGCCACCAAAACCACCTCATGTTCGGCGTGGTCCTTCCAATCTTCAGAACAAGCCACCGTGGAGGGATGTGAGGCTGAAGACCCGACATGATACCAGCAAGGTTGTAGAAGACCCGGTCCAGGCTGATAAAGAAGAGAAAACGGAGAAATCCGTTATCAG CTGGAGAGGAGCAGTGATAGAACCTGACCAAAGCACTGAACCTCCGTCTAGTAAAATAAAGGAACCAGAAAAACCTTCATCTGTGGAAGTTGAAGACCAGAAGGAACCAG TGCCCATCACCGAGCGTCAGGTGGCTGTGATAGAAGCATTCCGCCATGCCTGGAAAGGGTACAAGGATTTTGCCTGGGGCCATGATGAGCTGAAGCCCTTGTCCAAGTCCTACAGTGAGTGGTTTGGACTTGGGCTTACCTTAATTGACGCCTTGGATACCATGTGGATTTTAGGCTTAaaagaag AGTTTGAAGAAGCAAGAAAATGGGTAGCAAACGATTTAGTATTTGATAAAAATGTGGATGTGAACCTCTTTGAGAGCACTATTCGTATCCTGGGGGGCTTGCTGAGCACCTACCATCTCTCTGGAGATAGCCTCTTCTTGGAAAAAGCT AAAGACATTGGGAACAGACTTATGCCAGCATTCAAGACCCCCTCCAAGATACCATATTCTGATGTCAACATTGGCCGTGGCACTGCACATCCACCTCGTTGGACATCTGACAGCACTGTGGCAGAGGTGACCAGCATTCAGCTTGAGTTTAGGGAGCTCTCTCGTCTCACTGGAGATGAGAAATTCCAG aaagcTGTAGATGAGGTGATGAAGCATGTTCATACCCTCTCAGGGAAAAATGATGGACTAGTGCCTATGTTCATAAACACCAATAGTGGGCAGTTCACTCACCTGGGTGTCTATACTCTGGGAGCAAGAGCTGACAGCTACTATGAGTATTTGCTGAAGCAATGGATtcagggtggaaaaaaagaaaatga ACTGTTGGAGGACTATATGAGAGCCATAGAAGGAGTGAAGAAGCATCTTCTTCAGAGATCACAACCCAAGAAGCTTACTTTTGTAGGAGAGCTTGCTCATGGCCATTTCAGTGCCAAGATG GATCACTTGGTTTGCTTTTTGCCTGGTACTCTGGCACTGGGAGCTCACAACGGATTGACTGCTGATCATATGAAATTGGCTGAAGCCCTTATAGAAACCTGTTACCAGATGTATGCTCAAGTAGAGACAGGCCTGAGTCCAGAGATCGTACACTTCAATCTTCATGCacagaagggccacaaagatgtgGAAATCAAG cctGCAGACAGGCACAACTTACTGCGACCAGAAACTGTGGAAAGCCTTTTTTATATGTACAGATTCACTGGTGATAAGAAATACCAAGACTGGGGCTGGGAAATCTTGCAGAACTTCAATAAATACACACGG GTTCCTACAGGTGGTTATACTTCCATTAACAATGTCCAGAATCCCAGCAATCCAGAGCCACGAGATAAGATGGAGAGCTTCTTCCTTGGGGAAACACTCAAATAtatgtttctgctgttttcagatgACATAGACTTAATCAACCTTGACAAATACGTATTTAACACAGAAGCTCATCCACTCCCTATCTGGGTGCCAGCATAG